The Dasypus novemcinctus isolate mDasNov1 chromosome 2, mDasNov1.1.hap2, whole genome shotgun sequence genome contains the following window.
ATGCCACCTAAAGCACCAGACTGGAATCTAATACCTAATGTAGCTGTAGATGCAATAGCTATTTCAATCATTGGTTTTGCTATTACTGTATCACTTTCTGAGATGTTTGCTAAGAAACATGGCTACACTGTCAAAGCAAATCAGGAAATGTATGCCATTGGCTTTTGCAATatcattccttccttcttccactgCTTTGCTACTAGCGCAGCTCTTGCAAAGACATTGGTTAAAGAATCAACAGGCTGCCAAACTCAGCTTTCTAGTGTGGTGACAGCCCTAGTTCTTCTGTTGGTTCTCCTAGTAATAGCTCCTTTATTCTATTCTCTTCAGAAAAGTGTCCTTGGTGTAATCACTATTGTAAATCTCCGAGGAGCTCTACGTAAATTTAGGGATCTGCCCAAGATGTGGAGGCTTAGTAGAATGGATACAGTTATCTGGTTTGTTACTATGCTGTCCTCTGCACTGATAAGTACTGAAATAGGCCTACTTGTTGGGGTTTGCTTTTCTATGTTTTGTGTCATCCTCCGCACTCAGAAGCCAAACGTTTCATTGCTTGGCATGGAAGAAGAGTCTGAAGTCTTCGAATCCACATCTGCTTACAAGAACCTTCGGACTATGCCAGGCATCAAGATTTTCCGCTTTATAGCCCCTCTCTACTACATAAACAAAGAATGTTTTAAATCTGCTTTATACAAAAAAACTCTCAACCCAATTTTAGTAAAGGCAGTTCAGAAGAAGGCAGTAAAGAGAAAGATCAAAGAGGAAACAGTGACTTTCAGCAGAATCCAGGATGAAGTTTCAGTGTCTCTTCCCCATGATCAAGTGGAGCTTCATACAATAGTGATTGACTGCAGTGCAATACAATTTTTAGATACAGCAGGGATCCATACACTGAAAGAAGTTCGCAGAGATTACAATGCTATTGGCATTCAGGTGCTCCTGGCTCAGTGCAATCCCTCTGTGAGGGATTCCCTGGCTAGGGGAGAGTATtgcaaaaaggaagaagaaaacctTCTTTTCTATAGTTTGCACGAGGCAATGGCTTTTGCAGTGGACTCTcaaattcaaaaagaaatatgtatTCCCAATGGTGAGAGCCTTGCCAGCGAATGAGAAAGttgatggaagaaagaataatgTCTACCCAATAGGTTAAACTTTACAATATGCAAAATTTTCTGTGGAAGTGAAAAAGTTCTGCTCACTTGAAATTTTAACCTGTTGGTTAGATATTATTCTTCCTTTGAAGTTAATGGCTTGTGTATAAACACAGATGCAGCACAACTTATAGTATGGCAGAATCaaagggaagaaaacattgtagttttaagATTTCTTGCAGATATTCTTGGAATGCAATAAATAGCTATTGAAGTGAAGTGAAATGAAAAGTGGCACCAAAACTTAATTACCATCCTGTTTTCGGGGATATGCTTGGGGGCtatgtcttctccaggaggcaaggGTAAAATTGGGATTTGCATTAGAAGTGCTGGCTCtgtggagagggaggggaaggaggcaggggaggaatgGTGTGCCTATTCCTGTACCAGCAAGTCAGGAGGATTCCGGAGCCCAAGGTTATTCCTAGACAGCTTTGTTCTTACTTGTACTTCTCCATCCCCCAGGTGGCAATAGGATCTCTGGCATTTAGTAAGAAAGCACCACGCCTTTCCTTAAGGCAGAGAATTATTTTGTGACATCCTGACAGCCAGACTGATACTACACAGAATACTCTTTGTAATATATTTGATGTTTTTAGTCATGCCTTTTTGTTTAGAGTAACTATAGCAAAGACCTCTTCAAAACCAGCAAAAATAATGGGAgttctccctgtcttttctgttaTCTGTTTCTGAGAATTTCTCTGCCTTTACGCTCTATTTTAACTTTGAGTTGTCTAGTGTATTTCCCATGAATCTGTCCTAAACTGTGATGTCTTAATTACTAGTGGCAGCCTTGAAGAATAATGATGCAGCAGTTCTCTGCATCATTTTAAATGAGCTTGAGGCAAACTGACAAGGATAGATTGCAAAAAGGAATGATTGACAGTCTCCCTTAAGAATTAGTTTACTTAGTAGTGATTTTTTTGCCCCATGGCATTTCAGAAAGGGTCCACTGGGGATTTACAGCCTTTCTCAAATAGAAGCTGCTGTTCCTCTTTACTTCACAAGAAAAATTCATTGTAACCAATGGAAGAGAATGCACAGAAGTGATACAGTGCTTCCAAAAAGAGTATCAATAATTAATCTGTAGATGTTTTAGTGAAAACAAAGTTGATGCTTACTGCCATGCACCCTACTGATATACAATGAATATTGATGACAATGACAGCTTTTAACTCTTCAGGTCACCTAAAACCATTATGCAAGAGGATTTAGACGTATCACAATCATAAAACCCATGTTATTTGGGTATATTATTTATGATAGCTGACCACAGGTTGTGAATTAAAGAATAGTGTCCTTTGAAAAGCAAGACTGTCTGACATTGAAAGCTTAAAGTTCTGTATCTGAAACTAGACAAATGAGGAAAGAACAGGTTCTTCAAAGTCAGGAATAGGTAAAATAATTTATGTGAGACTGAAACATTTAGAAACATGTCTTTTAAAACAAGcataataaaaactgaaaaaatgcaAAATCATTTTTGACTGGCTCCTACTTCTaagcaattttaaatatttatgaggCAAATCCAATGTGTATCAAAGCTATATTAAATGTATACAGATAAACTGGCAATTTAGCTTTCTTTTGGCTCCATAGACTGCCAGTGTTTATTTTCTATTGGTAGAGCTCTGCCATCTATTTACTTGGAATAAATACCTTTCCATTTTCACATTAAAGCAGTTTTTTAGTAGAAAAACTGGATTTCAagtgattattttaattaaatgtaaTAGTGCCCTGAATTTTTATATCCTTTAGAGTTTTTAAgtctagaatttttaaaatgttaactgctGATGCtcttatttgtgtattttgtttgtttctagccAGTATTCTTTCTGTCAAGCCTTGTGAACAGTAAAATCATAGTATcttgtttggttgtttgttttaaattccttttgcCTCTCCTCCAATCCAGGTTTGAATTGAGACTATTGCAGATGTCAGATGCCCTGTGATAGGCTAGTGAGTACATATTTAAGACAGTTTTATAATTTAGCAAACACCAGCACAGCAAAAAGAACTTAAGTccagtaaaaaaataatttggaaaattccTTAGAAGGATGAAGTAATTGTAATTGACCTTTTAACCTCATTTCTATCCATACAAAGATATAAACAATTCTGGAGCTTTGTGCAATTAGCAAATTCTTAAATTGTGTTAGGTTTGTAACTCTCCCACCCAAACAAGATTTTGCTTTTAGTAGTTTATTAATAGCTATTTGTAAAAAACATTTCACTAGAATTTACATTTCATATCCTCTTTGCTTGGGTGGAGATCTGTCTTTTAACTTAGGTGTTAAAATTTTTTGACTGCTGGTATTTAAAACATCAAAGCTGGAACCAAAGTCTAATTCACCAAAACAAAAAGTTCTCATTTGCTTTCTTGCCCAAGGGCTTGAACATTAATTTTTAAGTGATATTTTATATActgtattaatataaaaatatcttgCTTACTCTAAACTTAAGAATCTAAAGCATTTTCTCATTGCTTATTGACAAATGTACAAGATTCTGGATATCTTAAAATGGTTATTTAATTGAAATAGAGCCTATAGTCTTGTGATGGTTAAAACTCTTCTACaggcttatttattttaaaatttgttacaaCTAGAGGGATGAAGTGTGCCGATGCATAGGTAAACTAAGGCTAACATTTTGAAAAGACTATATTTGACCATTAGAGCTGGAGAAGGAAGGATGGACCCAGTTGAATAGGATCCAATCATTTGTTAGCTGTATGGTGGAGAGACTGGGATTAGGAGCCACACCTGTGTTAGGGAGGGAAGTCAGTACTGGGCTCTGTTTTTGGAAGGGGAATTCACAGAGTCACCAAAGGTGAAACAGCTGAGGAGCACATGGTAGCCAGGGTTGCAGCAAAAGCCAGGGTTGACCTATTTCCGATCGTTGTATATTTAAGTTTGACTGACTGTGGTACTTACTATTTGTGCCTCTGATGGTAATAAAACTGGCAGGTACCTAGTTTataatggcttaaaaaaaaaaaaaaaaaaaagaaaacaagtcagATTTAGATAGTCTGAGCTTTTGAACAACAGTAGACAATAAAGTCAAAATTTGTTGGTCAGTTTACAAGTCTGATTAATCGTGACCTTTAAAAATGTGTAGGGGTGTTACATGAGTGTACTGGACCATTCTAATACTAATGACTACATTTTAACAAGAATAGTAATTCTTCAGAGGTATTCTCTTAGCAACCTGTCATTTAAAAACGCTTTTGTCAGGCTTTAGTAAATTTCCTGGGAACTTACATTGAGTCTCAAAGTTATGATAAACTCAAGCTCTCTGATACTTATTGTATATAATAAGTTGTTTTCTTGTATATTAATTCTGAAAAGTATTGCTATAAAT
Protein-coding sequences here:
- the SLC26A2 gene encoding sulfate transporter; the protein is MSSESKEQHDLSCRDSSEENDQYNLQSRIHPEPQKEPSPDLKQFWANNQHRPHSRIHIESQEQSHTNCKQFVIKKLQKNCQCSPAKAKNMIFGFLPVLQWLPKYDLKKNILGDVMSGLIVGILLVPQSIAYSLLAGQEPIYGLYTSFFASIIYFLLGTSRHISVGIFGVLCLMIGEVVDRELQEAGYETVHSIPSLGMVSNGSTLLNQTLGEICDKNCYAIRVGSTVTFMAGVYQVAMGFFQVGFVSVYLSDALLSGFVTGASFTILTSQAKYLLGLSIPRSNGVGSLITTWIHIFRNIHKTNLCDLITSLLCLLVLLPTKELNEHFKSKLKAPIPTELIVVVAATLSSHFGKLNERYNSSISGHIPTGFMPPKAPDWNLIPNVAVDAIAISIIGFAITVSLSEMFAKKHGYTVKANQEMYAIGFCNIIPSFFHCFATSAALAKTLVKESTGCQTQLSSVVTALVLLLVLLVIAPLFYSLQKSVLGVITIVNLRGALRKFRDLPKMWRLSRMDTVIWFVTMLSSALISTEIGLLVGVCFSMFCVILRTQKPNVSLLGMEEESEVFESTSAYKNLRTMPGIKIFRFIAPLYYINKECFKSALYKKTLNPILVKAVQKKAVKRKIKEETVTFSRIQDEVSVSLPHDQVELHTIVIDCSAIQFLDTAGIHTLKEVRRDYNAIGIQVLLAQCNPSVRDSLARGEYCKKEEENLLFYSLHEAMAFAVDSQIQKEICIPNGESLASE